The proteins below come from a single Zhouia spongiae genomic window:
- a CDS encoding NAD(P)H-dependent oxidoreductase, with protein MKQVLIINGHPDKESFNHALSEAYIKGVNKTNATLSQINISELKFNPNLTFGYRKRMELEPDLIDAIDKIKKADHIVWLFPIWWYGYPALMKGFIDRTFLPGITYQPVEGKPLPEKLLKGKSAHLIITADTPKWYDFLIMKRPAINQLKKGTLQFCGINPVKLTYIAPIKNSSSDFRGKWLKKIFLLGERLG; from the coding sequence ATGAAACAGGTTTTAATAATTAATGGTCATCCTGATAAAGAAAGTTTTAATCATGCATTATCAGAGGCTTACATAAAGGGAGTCAACAAAACAAATGCAACATTGTCCCAAATTAACATTTCTGAATTGAAGTTTAATCCCAATCTAACATTTGGTTATCGAAAAAGAATGGAATTAGAACCAGATTTGATTGATGCTATTGACAAGATAAAAAAAGCAGACCATATTGTATGGTTATTTCCAATATGGTGGTATGGATATCCTGCACTAATGAAAGGTTTTATCGACAGAACATTTCTTCCCGGAATCACCTACCAACCAGTTGAAGGAAAACCATTACCAGAAAAACTCTTGAAAGGAAAGTCTGCACATTTGATTATTACAGCTGACACGCCAAAATGGTACGATTTTTTAATTATGAAAAGACCGGCTATTAATCAATTAAAAAAAGGAACTTTACAATTTTGCGGAATAAACCCAGTTAAGTTAACTTATATTGCACCTATTAAAAATTCGAGTTCTGATTTCAGGGGAAAGTGG
- a CDS encoding Crp/Fnr family transcriptional regulator codes for MRDFLETFDILTKDEIDSFEKKVVNRTLKKGDFFIKKGQICKEVGFVTSGLFRSFYHSSSEEEVTYCFTFSNSFVSAYSSFLSQNETVENIQALTDIEILIISRNEILELEQSSTNWLRFFKHIAEQEYIKMEKRIFLLQKETAEKRYRDLLTNHPEFLQLIPLNFLSSYLGITQRHLSRIRRLISN; via the coding sequence ATGAGGGACTTTTTAGAAACATTTGACATACTGACAAAAGATGAAATTGATTCATTTGAAAAAAAGGTTGTTAACAGAACGTTGAAAAAAGGAGATTTTTTCATCAAAAAAGGTCAAATCTGTAAAGAAGTGGGGTTTGTAACTTCCGGCTTATTCAGGTCATTTTATCATTCATCATCGGAAGAAGAGGTAACGTACTGCTTTACCTTTTCCAATTCATTTGTGAGTGCCTATTCTTCATTCCTATCGCAAAATGAAACTGTTGAGAATATTCAAGCTTTAACGGATATTGAGATATTAATAATATCAAGAAATGAGATTTTAGAATTAGAGCAATCAAGCACTAACTGGTTAAGGTTTTTTAAACATATAGCGGAACAGGAATATATCAAAATGGAAAAGAGAATTTTTTTATTACAAAAAGAAACAGCTGAAAAACGTTATCGTGATTTACTTACGAACCATCCAGAATTTTTACAATTAATTCCTCTCAATTTCCTTTCTTCTTATTTGGGCATTACTCAAAGACATTTGAGTCGAATAAGAAGGTTGATTTCGAATTAG
- the arr gene encoding NAD(+)--rifampin ADP-ribosyltransferase: MNKNNNEKVSRQGATAFAQTYFHGTKADLKIGDLIEAGFNSNYGQRKNAKYIFLSATLDAAIWGAELALGNVPERIYLVEPLGQIEDDPDLTDKKFPGNPTKSYRSTEPFRVVGEVTVWQGHPAEQIKTMKEHLEKLKEQGINSLND; the protein is encoded by the coding sequence ATGAATAAAAACAATAATGAAAAAGTAAGCAGACAAGGCGCAACAGCTTTTGCACAAACTTATTTTCACGGAACAAAAGCCGATTTAAAAATTGGCGACCTCATTGAAGCAGGTTTCAACTCTAATTACGGACAACGAAAAAATGCTAAATACATTTTTTTGTCAGCAACCTTAGATGCTGCAATTTGGGGAGCTGAACTTGCCTTAGGCAATGTACCAGAAAGAATTTATTTGGTAGAACCTTTAGGACAAATTGAAGACGACCCAGACTTGACAGATAAAAAATTTCCTGGCAATCCGACAAAATCCTATCGCTCGACAGAACCGTTTAGAGTTGTGGGAGAGGTTACCGTTTGGCAAGGACATCCTGCGGAACAAATTAAAACAATGAAGGAACACCTTGAAAAACTTAAAGAACAAGGCATTAATTCCTTAAACGATTAA